CCCACGGCGGCCCCAGAGGCCGAGCTGGGCGACGTGCCCCTGGTACTGCCGCGGCCCTGGGCCTGTCCCGCTGACGTGCGGCTCTGCGGCCACCTTCGGAAGCAGAAGTCCCAGCGCCGCCGCTTCTTCGTGCTGCGCGCGGACCCGCCGAGCCTAGAGTGCTACGAGAGCGAGAAGAAGTTCCGCGCCGGCCGAGTGCCGCCCAAGCTCATCGTGAGCCTGGCGGGCGCGTGCACCATCAGCACGCGCGTGGACGCGCGCCAGCGCCACCTGATCCTCCTGTACACGCGTGACCGCAGCCTGGGCGTGGCGGCGGCCTGCGAGGCGGAGCAGCAGGCGTGGTACAGCGCCCTGCTTGAGGTGCGCGCGGCTGCGGGTGAGGCCCGACCCCTTGGCAGGTGGAGACGCGGCGGGGGGCTGGGAGCCGGGGGTTGGGTGTTCGCGGGTTTTGTTTATCCTAGGTTGTCCCAGCAAGTCTCGGATATGAAGTTCAAACGTGAAGCGTTAACACCTCTTTAATTCTTGGGGCACAGTGACTCCAACCTCCGGACCCAGGAGCCCTTTGTGACCAGCCCACTATCTCTCCAGGTCCCAGCTTTCACGAGGACCCCAGGGCCTGGATCCTTGCTCCATTTCAGGACGTCTGGCCCGTGACGCTGCGGCCCAAGGGACTGGGGAGGACACGAGGCCTGGGCAGCGGCAGCTATCGCCTGTGCCTGGGTTCGGGGGTGCTGAGCCTGCTGCGGAAGCCCAAGGGCAGAGGCTCTCGGGACACCCAGGCTTCGCCGCCGCCGGCCCTGCGCCTGTCGCTGCTCAGCGTGCGCCGCTGTGGCCACGCAGactccctcttcttcctggaaCTCGGCCGCTCGGCGCCCACGGGCCCCGGGGAGCTGTGGCTACAGGCGCCGGATGCCGCGGTGGCCCAAAGCATTCACGAGACCGTACTGGCCGCCATGAAGCGACTCGGGGATGATGATGCTGGTGGCAGGACTGAGCCACTGCCAAGGGATCCCCTGACGAGCTCTtacagaccctctgtctcccaaCCTTATGCGACCCTGCCCTCGGCAGCCCAATCAAGCGGCCTGAGCCATCGCGGGAGCGCGgatgagaggaaggagaaagcaatCCCTGAGACCCTGGCGGCGCTGGCGACTGCAGCTTCGCACTCTGGGGAATTGGAGCGGGGCGGGGGCTACGTCGCCATGGGAGCTGGGAGCAACTACGAGCCCATGGGGGGTGGCCAAGCAGGTGGTTACATGGTGATGGCACCCCCGGGCCTTGCAGCCTTTGCCCATGCCCCTCCCCACGAGCAGCTCCAGGGGTGCGGGGGCACTGAATACGTGCCCATGAGCCACTTTCTGCCAGGGTCCTTTTCCTTGAGCTCCCTGCCCCGTTCCTATACGCCCAGGCCCAGGAGGCCGGGACCTTCTTTCCAAGGCCCCCCTCCCGCCGTCGGGGAATGCTGGGGACCGACAGGGGCTCATCCCTGCTTGCAACCACCTTCGGAGCTAGCAGGAGAGTATGTGTGCATCAGGTACGTGGCCCCACACCACTTAGGAATGAGCACTGCCATACAAGACCCGGCCAAAAACCTCCTCAACTATGTAGACCTGGACCTGGTCCCTCCATTGGAGGCTCAAGGCGACACCCTGGGATCCAGCATTCACCACCCACACAGCTATGCCCGCATCGACTTCCAGAACCTCAGGGAGGTTCCGGTGAGGAGACACAGGCAGCCCCCTCCAGTCTAGCTGACGaatggatggggaggaggagagagaaaacaggacaaATGCCTTCCTGCCAGCTCCCCTCAACTCCTCCCCTCACCCTTCCAAACCTGGAGGGGCTCttaggcaccccccccccccgcccccgccaggaCCTGTGACTTGCAGAGCTCTGAGCTGCCCTTAGGCCTGTTACCCACTCTGCTCCTTCCAGATGTGGTGCCTGGGGAATCTTCAGGAAAAGGTTCCCCAAGAAGCTGGATTCTTTTAACGGAGAAAATTCTAGAGCcaccctcccctcttcctgcccacaaACCCCCAGCAAAGCCCTGATCCTTTCTCTCCTGGCAGAGTTCCTGAAGCATCACTCCAGATTCCCAGGCTGGCCTTGGCGCCCCCTACCCGGTCTTGGCTGACTTCTCTCACATGGACCTGTTCCACCCTACCTGCCTTGTGTCTCCTCCCAGCCAAAGAACTaatccccagccccagggctgaACTCCTAGGACCCCAAAGCAAGAGGGCTGAAAGCACCAGGTACCTTCCCTCTACTGCTTCCCAAAAGTGCTGTGCCACCCCCTTACTCCCTGATTTCCCTCTCTCAGCACAAGCCATGTGTTCACACAATCCTCCCTTCTATGGAGCCTGGCAGAGCTGATAGACTTCTTGCTTCCAAATACTGTCTAGGGGACTGTACTGTGGATCCCACACACACCCTGCCCTATTAAAGGTGCCCTCCTTGGTCAGCCTGGAAAGGTCTTAGGTCCGTGGATTCCCCTGAGCTACTGTGGGGGTGACCAATGAGTAACAAGAATTTGAGGGGAGGGCAGCCTAAGCTGTGTAGAGGAAGAGATCCCATCCCTGTCTCCATGCCCCACTCTGCTACTCACTACAAAGAGCCTGTTTGCAAACCAACACTTTTATTGTCAACAGAAGCTGTCTAGGGGAGTAGGGGACCCATTCTGCACCCAGAAGGGGTATGTTCAATGTGTGTCTGGGGTTTGAGGGGCAGATGGATCAGTGCAGTGAGAACAGCTGGGGCCACCACTGGGGTCTGAGTGATCAGATACAGGGTCTGGGGGGCCAGCAGTGGGCGTGGGAGCCTCCAAAGCCACAGGTCTAGGAGGCCCCTGGCTCATCTGCAAGAGGCCAGTCAGGGCGATGAGCTCAGGCCCACTGAGCCAGGCAGTAGGGCAGCCAGGGGATGGGGTGCGGAGGACGCAGGGAGACATGATAGGAGGTGGGAGCAGCAGCTTCAGAGAGCCCATCACCTGAGGAGACAGGAGGGGGGAGTGTCTCCACCCAAGCCCTGCATGAAAAATAGGCGAGGCCAGGGCAGGAAGTGCACTCACCTGTTGAGAGGCCTCAGACAGATACAGGGGAATACGCTGCCCACATGGCAGCAGAGGGTCTGAAACAAAGACATCTTCACAGCACATCACTGGGAACCCTGGAGAGGAGAAGCTGGGAGGGCAGCAGGCTGGGGTTCCCACATCGGCAAGGGCTGCACTGGTTCCCTGAGGAGCTCGTGCAGGGCCACTCCAGAGTCCCTGGGCCCAAGCAAAGTACCTGCA
This window of the Neofelis nebulosa isolate mNeoNeb1 chromosome 18, mNeoNeb1.pri, whole genome shotgun sequence genome carries:
- the LOC131501260 gene encoding insulin receptor substrate 1-like isoform X2, giving the protein MKRGGGGPTAAPEAELGDVPLVLPRPWACPADVRLCGHLRKQKSQRRRFFVLRADPPSLECYESEKKFRAGRVPPKLIVSLAGACTISTRVDARQRHLILLYTRDRSLGVAAACEAEQQAWYSALLEVRAAAGPSFHEDPRAWILAPFQDVWPVTLRPKGLGRTRGLGSGSYRLCLGSGVLSLLRKPKGRGSRDTQASPPPALRLSLLSVRRCGHADSLFFLELGRSAPTGPGELWLQAPDAAVAQSIHETVLAAMKRLGDDDAGGRTEPLPRDPLTSSYRPSVSQPYATLPSAAQSSGLSHRGSADERKEKAIPETLAALATAASHSGELERGGGYVAMGAGSNYEPMGGGQAGGYMVMAPPGLAAFAHAPPHEQLQGCGGTEYVPMSHFLPGSFSLSSLPRSYTPRPRRPGPSFQGPPPAVGECWGPTGAHPCLQPPSELAGEYVCIRYVAPHHLGMSTAIQDPAKNLLNYVDLDLVPPLEAQGDTLGSSIHHPHSYARIDFQNLREVPSS
- the LOC131501260 gene encoding insulin receptor substrate 1-like isoform X1; amino-acid sequence: MKRGGGGPTAAPEAELGDVPLVLPRPWACPADVRLCGHLRKQKSQRRRFFVLRADPPSLECYESEKKFRAGRVPPKLIVSLAGACTISTRVDARQRHLILLYTRDRSLGVAAACEAEQQAWYSALLEVRAAAGPSFHEDPRAWILAPFQDVWPVTLRPKGLGRTRGLGSGSYRLCLGSGVLSLLRKPKGRGSRDTQASPPPALRLSLLSVRRCGHADSLFFLELGRSAPTGPGELWLQAPDAAVAQSIHETVLAAMKRLGDDDAGGRTEPLPRDPLTSSYRPSVSQPYATLPSAAQSSGLSHRGSADERKEKAIPETLAALATAASHSGELERGGGYVAMGAGSNYEPMGGGQAGGYMVMAPPGLAAFAHAPPHEQLQGCGGTEYVPMSHFLPGSFSLSSLPRSYTPRPRRPGPSFQGPPPAVGECWGPTGAHPCLQPPSELAGEYVCIRYVAPHHLGMSTAIQDPAKNLLNYVDLDLVPPLEAQGDTLGSSIHHPHSYARIDFQNLREVPVRRHRQPPPV